Sequence from the Nocardioides exalbidus genome:
CGGTCCTGGAGCTCGGTGATGCGCTTGGCCTGGGCCTGCTTGCGCTGGGCGAGGCGCTTGGCGCGGGCGCTCTCGCGCCGCAGCTCGGTGGTGAGCCGGAGGATGTCGGCGTTCTGGCGGCCGACCTCGGCCTCGATGCCGACGACGTGGTCGCGGCTGACCAGGGCCGCCTGGCGGGCCTCCAGCAGCTCGCGCCGGAGCTCCTCCACCTGCGCGGCGAGCGTGGCCCCTGCGTCGTCCGCCGTGACCAGGCCGGCGGCCTGGCCCTGCTGCTCGTCACCCATCGTGTTCCTGTCCGTGTCCTGCGGTCACTGCCCTGCGACGCCGGTGCGTCGGCGGTCGAGGCTACCGCAGGGACCCTGCGCGCTCGGCCGGCAACGCGGGTCAGACCACGGACAACGGCAGGAGCGTCTGGCCGGTCGGCCCGACCTGGATCTCGGTGCCCATCTCGGGGCAGACGCCGCAGTCGTAGCACGGCGTCCAGCGGCAGTCCTCGATCTCGATGTCGGCGCCCTCGGCGGCCGCGAGGGCGTCCTCCCAGTCACCCCACAGCCAGTCCTTGTCGAGGCCGGAGTCGAGGTGCTCCCAGGGCAGCACCTCGTCGTAGCCGCGCTCGCGGGTGGTGTACCAGTCGACGTCGACGCCGGTGCCGGCCAGCGCCTTGTCGGCCGACTCCATCCAGCGGTCGTAGGAGAAGTGCTCGCTCCAGCCGTCGAAGCGACCGCCGTCGCGCCAGACCTCCTCGATGACCCGGCCCACGCGGCGGTCGCCGCGCGAGAGCAGGCCCTCGACGATGCCGGGCTTGCCGTCGTGGTAGCGGAAGCCGATCGCCCGGGCGTACTTCTTGTCCTGGCGGACGACCTCGCGCAGGAGGCGGAGCCGCTCGTCGGTCGCCTCGTGGTCGAGCTGCGCGGCCCACTGGAAGGGGGTGTGCGGCTTCGGCACGAAGCCGCCGATGGAGACGGTGCAGCGGATGTCGTTGCGGCCGGTGACCTCACGGCCCTTGGCGATGACCCGCTTGGCGAGGTCGGCGACCTGGAGCACGTCCTCGTCGGTCTCGGTGGGGAGACCGACCATGAAGTAGAGCTTCACCTGGCGCCAGCCGTGGGAGTACGCCGTCGCGACGGTGCGGATCAGGTCCTCCTCGCTGACCATCTTGTTGATCACCTTGCGCATCCGCTCCGAGCCGCCCTCCGGGGCGAAGGTCAGGCCCGAGCGGCGGCCGTTGCGGGAGAACTCGTTGGCGAGGGTGATGTTGAAGGCGTCGACGCGCGTGCTGGGCAGGGACAGCGAGACGTTGGAGCCCTCGTAGCGGTCGGCGAGCCCCTTGGCGACGTCGCCGATCTCGGTGTGGTCGGCGCTCGACAGCGAGAGCAGGCCGACCTCCTCGAAACCGGACTTGCGGATGCCGTTCTCGACCATGTCGCCGATCGTCTTGATCGAGCGCTCGCGCACCGGGCGGGTGATCATGCCGGCCTGGCAGAAGCGGCAGCCGCGGGTGCAGCCGCGGAAGATCTCGACGGAGAACCGCTCGTGCACCGTCTCGGCGAGCGGCACGAGCGGGTTGGCCGGGTAGGGCCACTGGTCGAGGTCCATCAGCGTGTGCTTGCGGACGCGGAACGGGATGCCGGGCCGGTTGGGCACGACGGCCTCGATGACGCCGTCCG
This genomic interval carries:
- a CDS encoding TIGR03960 family B12-binding radical SAM protein, which produces MSVASVFPRLEAKLPSVQKPIQYVGGELNSVVKDWDCAASSEAGGPTVRWALMYPDAYEVGLPNQGVQILYEVLNERDWILAERTYSVWPDMEQVMRTGDEQGRIPQFTVDSHRPVGAFDLFGLSFSTELGYTNMLNALDLAGIPLHAVDRGEDDPVVIAGGHAAFNPEPIADFIDAAVLGDGEEVVLAISEVVREWKAEDRPGGRDELLRRLAVTGNIYVPHFYDVAYAPDGVIEAVVPNRPGIPFRVRKHTLMDLDQWPYPANPLVPLAETVHERFSVEIFRGCTRGCRFCQAGMITRPVRERSIKTIGDMVENGIRKSGFEEVGLLSLSSADHTEIGDVAKGLADRYEGSNVSLSLPSTRVDAFNITLANEFSRNGRRSGLTFAPEGGSERMRKVINKMVSEEDLIRTVATAYSHGWRQVKLYFMVGLPTETDEDVLQVADLAKRVIAKGREVTGRNDIRCTVSIGGFVPKPHTPFQWAAQLDHEATDERLRLLREVVRQDKKYARAIGFRYHDGKPGIVEGLLSRGDRRVGRVIEEVWRDGGRFDGWSEHFSYDRWMESADKALAGTGVDVDWYTTRERGYDEVLPWEHLDSGLDKDWLWGDWEDALAAAEGADIEIEDCRWTPCYDCGVCPEMGTEIQVGPTGQTLLPLSVV